From Oncorhynchus nerka isolate Pitt River linkage group LG1, Oner_Uvic_2.0, whole genome shotgun sequence, the proteins below share one genomic window:
- the LOC115138842 gene encoding mannose-1-phosphate guanyltransferase alpha-A-like isoform X2 encodes MLKSVILIGGPQKGTRFRPLSFEVPKPLFPVAGVPMLQHHVEECAKVPNMKEILLIGFYQPNEELTRFMSSAQQEFKISIRYLQEYAALGTGGGIYHFRDQILSGGPEAFFIMNADVCSEFPLPEMLNFQKEHGESSSFVILGTTANRKQSMNYGCIVENQQTNEVLHYVEKPSTFVSDIINCGIYLFTPEIFQHIGAVFQKNQQDMLLDEQTNGNGWHRAEAIRLEQDIFTALAGQGKLYVYKTPAIWSQIKSAGSAIYASRLYLNQYHKTHPERLATNKEGGPRISGNVYIHPTANIDPTAVLGPNVSIGTGVTIGAGVRVRESIILHGATLQDHSCVLNCIVGWDSTIGKWARVEGTPSDPNPNDPYAKIDSETLFRDGELTPSITILGCNVTIPAEVIILNSIVLPYKDLNRSFKNQIIL; translated from the exons ATGCTGAAATCTGTGATTCTCATTGGAGGCCCACAGAAAG GTACACGGTTTCGACCATTGTCCTTTGAGGTCCCGAAACCCTTGTTTCCAGTGGCTGGTGTGCCCATGCTTCAGCATCACGTTGAAGAATGTGCCAAG GTGCCAAATATGAAGGAGATTTTGCTAATTGGCTTTTACCAGCCAAATGAAGAACTTACCAGATTCATGTCTAGCGCACAGCAGGAATTCAAAATCTCAATCAG GTATTTGCAGGAGTATGCTGCTTTGGGCACTGGAGGCGGCATCTACCATTTCAGAGATCAGATTCTATCTGGTGGCCCTGAGGCGTTCTTCATTATGAATGCTGACGTGTGCTCTGAGTTTCCTCTACCAGAGATGCTCAACTTCCAGAAGGAACACGGAGAGTCTAGCAGTTTCGTCATCCTGGGGACAACT GCAAACAGAAAGCAGTCCATGAACTATGGCTGTATCGTGGAAAACCAGCAAACGAATGAG GTTTTACATTATGTGGAGAAGCCTAGCACTTTTGTGAGTGACATCATCAACTGTGGAATCTACCTGTTTACCCCGGAGATCTTCCAACACATTGGGGCAGTCTTCCAGAAGAACCAGCAGGACATGCTGTT AGACGAGCAGACCAATGGCAATGGCTGGCATCGGGCTGAGGCCATTCGGTTAGAACAGGACATCTTCACAGCCCTGGCTGGGCAGGGCAAGCTCTATGTCTACAAAACACCTGCCATCTGGAGCCAAATCAAATCTGCAGG GTCTGCAATATACGCCAGTCGCTTGTACCTCAACCAGTACCATAAAACCCACCCTGAAAGACTGGCTACAAACAAGGAAGGAGGGCCTAGAATAAGTG gaaATGTTTACATTCACCCAACAGCCAATATTGACCCTACTGCGGTG TTGGGTCCCAACGTCTCCATAGGCACAGGTGTGACCATCGGGGCTGGGGTGCGAGTGAGGGAGTCCATTATTCTCCATGGGGCTACTCTACAG GATCACAGTTGTGTGTTGAACTGTATAGTGGGATGGGACAGCACTATCGGCAAATGGGCCAGAGTTGAAGGAACTCCCAGTGACCCCAATCCAAATGACCCCTATGCCAAAATAGATAGTGAAACACTCTTCAGAGATGGAGAACTCACACCATCAATCACCATTCTTG GTTGTAATGTAACTATCCCGGCCGAGGTAATCATACTCAACTCAATTGTTCTGCCATACAAAGACCTCAACCGGAGCTTCAAAAACCAAATTATATTGTAG
- the LOC115138842 gene encoding mannose-1-phosphate guanyltransferase alpha-A-like isoform X1, with the protein MLKSVILIGGPQKGTRFRPLSFEVPKPLFPVAGVPMLQHHVEECAKVPNMKEILLIGFYQPNEELTRFMSSAQQEFKISIRYLQEYAALGTGGGIYHFRDQILSGGPEAFFIMNADVCSEFPLPEMLNFQKEHGESSSFVILGTTANRKQSMNYGCIVENQQTNEVLHYVEKPSTFVSDIINCGIYLFTPEIFQHIGAVFQKNQQDMLLYPYEGDEQTNGNGWHRAEAIRLEQDIFTALAGQGKLYVYKTPAIWSQIKSAGSAIYASRLYLNQYHKTHPERLATNKEGGPRISGNVYIHPTANIDPTAVLGPNVSIGTGVTIGAGVRVRESIILHGATLQDHSCVLNCIVGWDSTIGKWARVEGTPSDPNPNDPYAKIDSETLFRDGELTPSITILGCNVTIPAEVIILNSIVLPYKDLNRSFKNQIIL; encoded by the exons ATGCTGAAATCTGTGATTCTCATTGGAGGCCCACAGAAAG GTACACGGTTTCGACCATTGTCCTTTGAGGTCCCGAAACCCTTGTTTCCAGTGGCTGGTGTGCCCATGCTTCAGCATCACGTTGAAGAATGTGCCAAG GTGCCAAATATGAAGGAGATTTTGCTAATTGGCTTTTACCAGCCAAATGAAGAACTTACCAGATTCATGTCTAGCGCACAGCAGGAATTCAAAATCTCAATCAG GTATTTGCAGGAGTATGCTGCTTTGGGCACTGGAGGCGGCATCTACCATTTCAGAGATCAGATTCTATCTGGTGGCCCTGAGGCGTTCTTCATTATGAATGCTGACGTGTGCTCTGAGTTTCCTCTACCAGAGATGCTCAACTTCCAGAAGGAACACGGAGAGTCTAGCAGTTTCGTCATCCTGGGGACAACT GCAAACAGAAAGCAGTCCATGAACTATGGCTGTATCGTGGAAAACCAGCAAACGAATGAG GTTTTACATTATGTGGAGAAGCCTAGCACTTTTGTGAGTGACATCATCAACTGTGGAATCTACCTGTTTACCCCGGAGATCTTCCAACACATTGGGGCAGTCTTCCAGAAGAACCAGCAGGACATGCTGTT ATATCCATACGAGGG AGACGAGCAGACCAATGGCAATGGCTGGCATCGGGCTGAGGCCATTCGGTTAGAACAGGACATCTTCACAGCCCTGGCTGGGCAGGGCAAGCTCTATGTCTACAAAACACCTGCCATCTGGAGCCAAATCAAATCTGCAGG GTCTGCAATATACGCCAGTCGCTTGTACCTCAACCAGTACCATAAAACCCACCCTGAAAGACTGGCTACAAACAAGGAAGGAGGGCCTAGAATAAGTG gaaATGTTTACATTCACCCAACAGCCAATATTGACCCTACTGCGGTG TTGGGTCCCAACGTCTCCATAGGCACAGGTGTGACCATCGGGGCTGGGGTGCGAGTGAGGGAGTCCATTATTCTCCATGGGGCTACTCTACAG GATCACAGTTGTGTGTTGAACTGTATAGTGGGATGGGACAGCACTATCGGCAAATGGGCCAGAGTTGAAGGAACTCCCAGTGACCCCAATCCAAATGACCCCTATGCCAAAATAGATAGTGAAACACTCTTCAGAGATGGAGAACTCACACCATCAATCACCATTCTTG GTTGTAATGTAACTATCCCGGCCGAGGTAATCATACTCAACTCAATTGTTCTGCCATACAAAGACCTCAACCGGAGCTTCAAAAACCAAATTATATTGTAG